Proteins encoded by one window of Blautia argi:
- a CDS encoding FadR/GntR family transcriptional regulator, translated as MGNSLSSVFSILLVTQQSNYIEISQLRRFIEIGAYLLASKQAKEEDLHRLFQLVEQMEDCTSRNCIEERVKTDKKFHDELIKISGNNLLGILNDALSDIFEMVISQVSTQVQPEEWKELSGCHRKICENLEKKDVQEGIKVIREHYNVLDREIGKMEE; from the coding sequence GTGGGAAACAGCCTTTCCAGTGTGTTTTCCATTCTTTTAGTAACGCAGCAGAGTAATTATATTGAAATCAGCCAGCTGCGTCGTTTTATTGAAATCGGCGCGTATCTGCTGGCGTCAAAGCAGGCAAAAGAGGAGGACTTGCACCGGCTTTTTCAGCTTGTGGAGCAAATGGAGGACTGCACCAGCAGAAATTGTATAGAAGAGCGGGTGAAGACGGATAAGAAGTTTCACGATGAGTTGATAAAGATTTCCGGGAATAATTTGCTGGGAATCTTAAATGATGCGCTGTCTGACATATTTGAAATGGTTATCAGCCAGGTGTCCACACAGGTGCAGCCTGAGGAATGGAAGGAATTAAGCGGCTGTCACAGGAAAATCTGTGAAAATCTGGAGAAAAAGGACGTGCAGGAGGGCATTAAGGTAATTCGGGAGCATTATAATGTGCTGGACAGAGAAATTGGGAAGATGGAGGAATAG
- a CDS encoding YoaK family protein, which produces MKQTKQMSETHLLAILLAVVGGFLDAYTYICRGHVFANAQTGNIVLLGLHLTNQDWKKAFYYFVPILAFVLGILICETIQTFFKWKKAIHWRQLVVLLELICLIFAGFMPLGKADTLVNVMVSFVCALQVEAFRKMNGNSYATTMCTGNLRSATENLYRYLETKNKHCLKNSLQYYNVIVFFIAGAAVGSCLTLRMGAHAVWVSCIGLLAVFLAMFHSRQEKEA; this is translated from the coding sequence ATGAAACAAACAAAACAAATGTCCGAAACCCATCTTTTGGCAATTTTACTGGCTGTGGTGGGCGGTTTTCTGGACGCTTACACCTATATTTGCAGAGGCCATGTTTTTGCCAATGCCCAGACCGGAAATATTGTGCTTTTGGGACTGCATCTGACCAATCAGGACTGGAAAAAGGCCTTTTATTATTTTGTTCCCATACTGGCGTTTGTACTGGGAATTCTTATCTGTGAAACCATTCAGACCTTTTTTAAATGGAAAAAAGCCATACACTGGAGGCAGCTTGTGGTACTGTTGGAATTAATTTGCCTGATTTTTGCAGGATTTATGCCTCTTGGGAAAGCAGATACTCTGGTGAACGTTATGGTTTCCTTTGTATGTGCCCTGCAGGTAGAGGCATTCCGCAAAATGAACGGAAATTCTTATGCCACGACCATGTGTACCGGAAATCTGCGCAGCGCCACAGAAAATCTTTACCGTTATCTGGAAACCAAAAATAAACATTGTCTGAAAAACAGTCTGCAGTATTACAATGTGATTGTATTCTTTATTGCAGGCGCGGCAGTGGGAAGCTGCCTGACGCTGCGCATGGGCGCCCATGCCGTATGGGTAAGCTGCATCGGGCTTCTGGCTGTTTTTCTTGCCATGTTTCACAGCCGACAGGAGAAAGAAGCATGA
- a CDS encoding LrgB family protein — protein MNEFLSNSVFFGAVLSLAAYETGLLLKKKFKMAILNPLLIGTICVMAVLMIFKVDYKKYNESAKYISYLLTPATVCLAVPLYEQMSLLKKNFRAVAVGIVSGVLASLVSVLALSRIFGLSHELYVTLLPKSITTAIGMGVSEELGGIVTITVAVIIITGILGNVIAELVCKIFRIQNPIAKGLALGTASHAIGTAKAMEMGPVEGAMSSLAIAVAGLLTVIGASVFAGFM, from the coding sequence ATGAATGAATTTTTAAGCAATTCTGTTTTTTTTGGAGCAGTTTTAAGTCTGGCGGCCTATGAAACAGGATTACTTTTGAAAAAGAAATTTAAGATGGCGATTTTAAACCCTCTGCTCATTGGAACGATTTGTGTTATGGCAGTTTTGATGATTTTTAAAGTGGATTATAAGAAATACAATGAAAGTGCAAAATATATCAGCTATCTGTTGACACCGGCTACGGTATGTCTGGCAGTTCCCCTCTATGAACAGATGTCCCTTTTGAAGAAAAATTTCAGAGCCGTGGCAGTGGGAATTGTGTCCGGTGTGCTTGCCAGTCTGGTCAGTGTACTGGCGCTTTCCAGAATTTTCGGGCTTAGTCATGAGTTGTATGTAACCCTGCTTCCCAAATCCATCACAACCGCGATTGGCATGGGAGTGTCTGAAGAGCTGGGAGGAATTGTAACGATTACAGTGGCTGTGATTATCATTACCGGTATTTTAGGAAATGTAATTGCAGAGCTGGTTTGCAAAATCTTTCGTATTCAGAATCCCATTGCCAAAGGGCTGGCTCTTGGAACCGCCTCTCATGCCATCGGAACTGCCAAAGCTATGGAGATGGGACCTGTGGAAGGCGCTATGAGCAGTCTTGCTATTGCTGTAGCAGGACTTTTGACGGTTATAGGTGCATCTGTGTTTGCAGGCTTTATGTAA
- the feoB gene encoding ferrous iron transporter B, producing the protein MLHFHQKTDSVCTIILAGNPNVGKSTVFNGLTGMHQHTGNWSGKTVALATGRCKIKNHTYAFTDLPGCYSLHACSTEEKIAGSCLMGNTAHAVLVICDAVCLERNLHLVLQILAVTDNVILCVNLMDQAAKKGIHISCDILEKELHIPVIGITARRKREIRRLKTFLNTCMYEKNTVRQSFSEQNPDLSTPEIQARLASSLYQKAVCRKKQHLPSFDQALDTLFTGKYTGIFCMLLLLLGIFWITLLGANSISQVLQDVLFRLEPLLYEKLSGILPLKLCQLLVFGCYRVTAWVVSVMLPPMAVFFPLFTLLEDFGYLPRIAFNMDCCFSKCRACGKQALTMLMGFGCNAVGVTGCRIIDSPRERLIAILTNSFVPCNGRFPTILAVLTIFFATALPSDSRILHALLLAVLLTCVILFGVAMTFLASRLLSATILKGVPSSFTLELPPYRKPQICSVLLHSIINRTLLVLTRAIFAAFPAGLLIWLTANIRIDQTTLLTLLSSFLDPFARLLGLDGTILLAFILGIPANEIVIPVMIMAYTAQSSLVDFQSLSSLHTLLTEQGWTFSTAVSMLIFSVLHWPCATTLLTIKKETHSLKWTALAFLLPTCMGFLLCFLVTCFFRILSLS; encoded by the coding sequence ATGTTGCATTTTCATCAAAAAACAGACTCTGTCTGTACCATTATCCTTGCCGGAAATCCAAATGTAGGAAAAAGTACGGTTTTCAACGGACTGACCGGCATGCACCAGCACACCGGAAACTGGTCCGGAAAAACCGTAGCTCTGGCAACGGGAAGATGTAAAATAAAAAATCATACTTATGCCTTTACAGACCTGCCCGGCTGTTATTCCCTGCACGCCTGCTCCACGGAGGAAAAAATTGCCGGAAGCTGTCTTATGGGAAATACCGCCCACGCAGTACTGGTTATCTGCGATGCCGTATGTCTGGAACGAAACCTGCATCTGGTACTGCAAATTCTTGCGGTTACAGATAATGTCATTTTATGTGTAAATCTTATGGACCAGGCAGCCAAAAAAGGAATACATATTTCCTGCGATATTCTGGAAAAGGAACTCCATATTCCGGTTATCGGCATCACAGCTCGCCGCAAAAGAGAAATCAGGCGTTTGAAAACTTTTCTGAATACCTGTATGTATGAAAAAAACACGGTCAGGCAAAGCTTCTCCGAACAAAATCCGGACCTTTCCACACCGGAAATTCAGGCTCGCCTTGCCTCTTCCCTCTATCAGAAAGCTGTCTGCCGGAAAAAACAACATCTCCCCTCCTTTGACCAGGCTTTGGATACTCTCTTTACCGGAAAATACACCGGTATTTTTTGTATGCTTCTGCTTCTTCTGGGTATTTTCTGGATTACCCTTCTTGGAGCTAATTCCATTTCCCAGGTTCTCCAGGACGTTTTATTCCGGCTGGAGCCTTTGCTGTACGAAAAGCTATCCGGTATCTTGCCTCTAAAGCTATGTCAGCTTCTTGTTTTCGGCTGCTACCGGGTGACTGCCTGGGTTGTCAGTGTCATGCTTCCTCCCATGGCTGTCTTTTTTCCGCTGTTTACTCTGCTGGAGGATTTTGGCTATCTGCCCAGAATTGCTTTTAACATGGATTGCTGCTTTTCCAAATGCAGAGCCTGCGGCAAACAGGCGCTTACCATGCTCATGGGCTTTGGCTGCAATGCTGTAGGCGTAACCGGGTGCAGGATTATTGATTCTCCCAGGGAACGGCTGATTGCAATTCTGACCAACAGTTTTGTCCCCTGTAATGGCCGTTTTCCCACGATTCTGGCAGTGCTGACAATTTTCTTTGCCACAGCTTTACCCTCAGATTCTCGGATATTGCATGCCCTGCTGCTTGCTGTTTTGCTCACCTGCGTGATTCTTTTTGGAGTTGCCATGACTTTTTTAGCCTCCCGGCTTCTCTCTGCCACGATTTTAAAAGGCGTTCCCTCCTCCTTCACACTGGAACTGCCCCCTTACAGAAAGCCCCAGATATGCTCCGTGCTTCTGCACTCTATTATCAATCGGACTCTTCTGGTGCTGACCCGCGCCATATTTGCCGCGTTCCCCGCCGGACTGCTTATCTGGCTTACGGCAAATATCCGCATAGACCAAACCACGCTTCTGACTCTGCTTTCGTCCTTTTTAGACCCTTTTGCCCGGCTTCTGGGCCTGGACGGCACCATTTTGCTTGCTTTTATTCTGGGCATTCCTGCAAATGAAATTGTGATTCCGGTTATGATTATGGCTTACACAGCGCAGTCCTCTCTTGTGGATTTTCAAAGCCTTTCCAGCCTTCATACTCTGCTCACGGAACAGGGCTGGACCTTTTCCACAGCTGTGTCCATGCTGATTTTTTCTGTCCTGCACTGGCCCTGCGCTACCACACTTTTAACCATAAAAAAAGAAACCCACAGCCTGAAATGGACAGCGCTTGCCTTTTTGCTGCCCACTTGCATGGGGTTTCTGCTTTGTTTTCTTGTCACCTGTTTTTTTCGGATACTTTCCCTTTCTTAG
- a CDS encoding alpha-glucosidase: MTRKWWHDKVAYQIYPKSFYDSNGDGIGDIPGIISKLDYLKELGVDIVWISPMYPSPFADQGYDISDYYNIDPAFGTLEDMEHLIEEAKKRDMYILMDLVVNHCSDEHEWFEKACEDPEGKYGNFFYIEDRKEGELPCNWRSYFGGSVWESLPGRADKQYFHAFHKKQPDLNWENPEVREEVYKNINWWLDKGLGGFRVDAIINIKKKLPFQDYPTDREDGLSDMGLMLADAEGVGEFLGEMQKRTFQLHDAFSVGEVFNEKEEEIPDFIGDNGYFSSIFDFSTTSWGKNDKGWYANERITPDAYKKCYFNAQKRAGDIGFYSNIIENHDEPRGVSYYIPEGDVSDESKKMLATLYFLMRGLPFIYQGQEIGMENLGVVPLEKIDDISALDQYRVCVEAGYTPEEALKIVSVYSRDNARTPVQWNNREHAGFTTGTPWLMVNPNYTRINVEAQENDENSVLAFYKKLVALRKSPEYKETFVYGEVIPFEEERHNLMAYQRKADKDVLVIGNFQREKQSVTLPKEMEKVLLNNYPDMEIKGRELTLEGYQAVVLEMK; this comes from the coding sequence ATGACAAGAAAATGGTGGCATGATAAGGTTGCCTATCAGATTTATCCCAAGAGTTTTTATGATTCCAATGGGGACGGAATCGGAGATATACCGGGAATTATCAGCAAGCTGGATTATTTAAAAGAACTGGGTGTGGACATTGTGTGGATTTCTCCCATGTATCCATCACCCTTTGCAGACCAGGGTTATGATATTTCCGATTATTACAATATTGACCCTGCTTTCGGTACTCTTGAAGATATGGAACACCTGATTGAAGAAGCGAAAAAACGGGACATGTATATTTTAATGGACCTTGTGGTAAATCACTGTTCTGATGAGCATGAATGGTTTGAAAAGGCATGTGAAGACCCAGAAGGAAAATACGGAAACTTCTTTTACATAGAAGATCGCAAAGAGGGAGAATTGCCCTGCAACTGGAGAAGTTATTTCGGAGGTTCTGTGTGGGAATCGCTGCCGGGAAGAGCAGACAAGCAGTATTTCCATGCGTTTCATAAAAAACAGCCGGATTTAAACTGGGAAAATCCGGAGGTCAGAGAAGAGGTTTACAAGAATATAAACTGGTGGCTGGATAAGGGACTGGGTGGTTTCCGTGTGGACGCCATTATTAACATCAAGAAAAAGCTGCCGTTTCAGGATTATCCCACAGACCGGGAGGACGGATTAAGTGATATGGGGCTTATGCTTGCAGACGCAGAAGGTGTAGGAGAATTTCTGGGAGAAATGCAGAAACGCACCTTTCAGCTTCACGATGCATTTTCTGTAGGAGAAGTATTTAACGAAAAAGAAGAGGAAATCCCGGATTTTATAGGGGATAACGGATATTTTTCTTCTATTTTTGACTTTTCCACAACTTCCTGGGGGAAAAACGATAAAGGCTGGTATGCGAACGAGCGCATTACTCCTGATGCGTATAAAAAATGCTATTTTAACGCACAGAAGAGAGCCGGTGACATTGGCTTTTATTCCAATATTATTGAAAACCATGATGAGCCAAGAGGCGTAAGCTACTATATTCCGGAAGGTGATGTTTCTGACGAAAGCAAGAAAATGCTGGCAACCCTGTATTTCCTGATGAGAGGTTTGCCGTTTATTTACCAGGGACAGGAAATTGGTATGGAGAATCTGGGAGTGGTTCCTCTTGAGAAAATTGACGATATCAGCGCTTTAGACCAGTATCGGGTCTGTGTAGAAGCCGGCTATACACCTGAAGAGGCTTTGAAAATTGTGTCTGTTTACAGCAGGGATAATGCCAGAACTCCGGTGCAGTGGAATAACAGGGAGCATGCCGGTTTTACTACAGGCACACCATGGCTTATGGTAAATCCCAACTATACCAGAATTAATGTGGAAGCACAGGAGAATGATGAAAATTCTGTTCTTGCCTTTTATAAAAAGCTGGTTGCCCTTAGGAAAAGCCCGGAATACAAAGAAACCTTTGTGTATGGAGAGGTGATTCCTTTTGAAGAAGAACGCCACAATCTTATGGCTTATCAAAGAAAAGCGGATAAAGATGTATTGGTAATCGGTAATTTCCAGAGAGAAAAACAGAGCGTAACCCTGCCAAAAGAGATGGAGAAGGTTCTGTTGAACAATTATCCGGATATGGAAATAAAAGGCAGGGAACTGACCCTGGAAGGATACCAGGCAGTAGTGTTGGAAATGAAATAA
- a CDS encoding FeoA family protein: MLSIPLCQLKKDQCAVVEGISCPSAKLEEKADIIQRLLDLGFCRGTPVTCVNTGIFKNPHAYALRGSVIAIRNEDAKMILVKLPPSKTL; encoded by the coding sequence ATGCTTTCAATTCCTTTATGTCAATTAAAAAAAGACCAATGTGCAGTTGTGGAAGGCATTTCCTGTCCCTCTGCAAAGCTGGAAGAAAAGGCAGATATCATACAGCGTCTTCTCGATTTGGGCTTTTGCCGGGGAACTCCTGTAACCTGCGTCAACACCGGCATTTTCAAAAATCCCCATGCTTATGCTCTGCGTGGCAGTGTCATTGCCATAAGAAATGAAGACGCAAAAATGATTCTGGTAAAACTTCCGCCTTCAAAGACTCTATAA
- a CDS encoding CidA/LrgA family protein, with protein sequence MKFLKQFSIILLFSFLGELLRRLIPLPIPASVYGLVLMLAALGSGILKAHQVRETAGFLIEIMPVMFIPAGVGLLDSTDALLPVWIPVVVITVVTTVLVMAVTGGVTQSMLKRGKKKDE encoded by the coding sequence ATGAAGTTTTTGAAACAATTCAGTATTATTTTACTGTTCTCCTTTTTGGGAGAGCTTTTACGCAGACTGATTCCCCTGCCCATACCAGCCAGTGTTTATGGACTTGTGCTGATGCTGGCAGCCCTTGGCAGCGGAATTCTAAAGGCGCATCAGGTAAGAGAAACGGCGGGATTTCTGATAGAAATTATGCCCGTGATGTTTATACCGGCAGGCGTGGGGCTTTTGGATTCCACAGATGCACTTTTGCCTGTATGGATTCCAGTAGTTGTCATTACTGTGGTGACAACGGTACTTGTGATGGCAGTCACAGGTGGGGTTACACAGAGCATGCTGAAAAGGGGGAAAAAGAAAGATGAATGA
- a CDS encoding AraC family transcriptional regulator has protein sequence MRKDTSDLKEQKDHGTAIFPCGLYEVKESCRWRGVRHHWHDEIEILYFAKGEFLLHVNMETFSIQEECFYFINPGELHSIEPRTRGKEFAVLFHPCILGFESCDRAQTGLMQLLLQGSMGFPRCLDSHSPVFDRVRREYMEILRTFHEDGYFQREDEQTVTEKFSSQLFIRAGLLGILGVLADSALLVRTEKEFDYRVELIKSSLEFIRRHYQEKLYVRDLACQVNMNEQYFCRFFKKALGKSPISYLNEYRIKQAMLLLQTTDMPVMDICLDCGFNNLGNFLREFKKNTGLTPLQYRKCHAEKKS, from the coding sequence ATGAGAAAAGACACGTCGGATTTAAAAGAACAGAAAGACCATGGAACCGCCATATTTCCCTGTGGGCTTTATGAGGTAAAGGAGTCATGCAGGTGGAGAGGGGTCAGGCACCACTGGCACGATGAAATAGAAATTCTCTATTTTGCAAAAGGGGAGTTTCTGCTTCATGTGAATATGGAAACCTTTTCCATACAGGAGGAATGTTTTTACTTTATCAATCCCGGAGAACTTCATTCCATTGAGCCGCGGACAAGAGGAAAAGAGTTTGCCGTATTGTTTCACCCCTGTATTTTGGGCTTTGAGTCCTGTGACAGGGCGCAGACAGGTCTGATGCAGCTTCTGCTGCAGGGAAGTATGGGGTTTCCACGGTGCCTGGACAGCCATTCCCCGGTTTTTGACCGGGTGCGTCGGGAATATATGGAAATTCTTCGCACTTTTCACGAAGATGGATATTTTCAGCGGGAAGATGAACAGACAGTAACAGAAAAATTTTCCTCACAGCTGTTTATACGGGCAGGTCTTCTGGGGATACTGGGCGTACTTGCGGATTCTGCCCTGCTTGTCAGGACAGAAAAGGAATTTGACTACAGAGTAGAACTCATTAAATCCTCCCTGGAATTTATCCGCAGACATTATCAGGAAAAACTCTATGTCCGGGATTTGGCGTGTCAGGTGAATATGAATGAGCAGTATTTCTGTCGTTTTTTCAAAAAAGCCCTTGGAAAATCACCGATTTCCTATTTGAATGAATACCGGATTAAACAGGCAATGCTTCTTTTGCAGACCACAGACATGCCGGTTATGGACATTTGTCTGGATTGCGGCTTTAATAATCTGGGGAATTTTCTGCGGGAATTTAAGAAGAATACAGGTCTTACGCCTCTTCAATATCGTAAGTGCCATGCTGAGAAAAAGTCATAA
- the pepT gene encoding peptidase T, translating into MQVKERFLKYISMDTTSDPSSETFPSTKSQLAFAAELEKEMKELGLTEVSLDAYGYVFGTIPSTIPNYQGKILGFISHMDTSCAASGTNIAPRILEHYDGKDIVLNEEKGIVMRTKDFSNLSQYEGQDLIVTDGQTLLGGDDKAGIAEILTAAEYLLAHPEIPHGPIRIGFTPDEEIGQGTDHFDVEKFGADFAYTMDGGECGELEYENFNAASAFITFHGVSIHPGSAKNKMVNAILLAMEFQGMLPQNQKPEYTQDREGFLHLDTIQGSVEKTVSEYIIRDHDMELFEEKKRFMERAAAYMNEKYGESTVELKLEDSYFNMKQQIEPHMHLVDNVLAVYEKLGIQPQVLPIRGGTDGAQLSFKGLPCPNLGTGDHNCHGHFEFVCIQSMEKCVQVIVELAKLYAKEN; encoded by the coding sequence ATGCAGGTAAAAGAACGTTTTCTCAAATACATTTCTATGGACACAACCTCTGACCCGTCCTCAGAAACCTTTCCAAGCACCAAAAGCCAGCTTGCATTTGCGGCAGAACTGGAAAAAGAAATGAAGGAACTGGGGCTTACTGAGGTTTCCCTTGATGCATACGGCTATGTATTCGGCACCATTCCTTCCACGATTCCTAACTATCAGGGTAAAATCCTGGGATTCATTTCCCATATGGACACCTCCTGTGCTGCCTCGGGAACAAACATTGCACCCCGGATTCTGGAACATTATGACGGAAAGGATATTGTTCTCAACGAGGAAAAAGGAATTGTTATGCGGACAAAGGATTTCTCCAATCTCAGTCAGTATGAGGGACAGGATTTAATCGTAACCGACGGACAGACCCTTTTAGGCGGTGATGACAAGGCAGGAATTGCGGAAATTCTCACAGCCGCGGAATATCTCCTTGCACACCCGGAAATCCCTCATGGTCCTATTCGCATTGGATTCACACCAGACGAGGAAATCGGACAGGGAACCGACCATTTTGATGTGGAAAAATTCGGCGCAGATTTTGCCTATACCATGGACGGAGGAGAATGTGGGGAACTGGAGTATGAAAACTTCAATGCTGCCAGCGCTTTCATCACCTTTCATGGAGTAAGCATTCACCCCGGCTCTGCCAAAAACAAAATGGTAAATGCCATTCTTCTTGCCATGGAATTTCAGGGTATGCTGCCCCAGAATCAGAAACCGGAATATACCCAGGACAGAGAAGGCTTCCTGCATCTGGATACCATTCAGGGTTCTGTGGAAAAAACAGTTTCCGAATATATTATCCGCGACCATGATATGGAATTGTTTGAGGAAAAGAAGCGCTTCATGGAAAGAGCTGCTGCCTATATGAATGAAAAATACGGAGAAAGCACGGTAGAATTAAAACTTGAAGATTCCTATTTTAATATGAAACAACAGATTGAACCTCATATGCATTTAGTGGACAATGTGCTTGCAGTGTATGAGAAGCTGGGGATTCAGCCTCAGGTTCTTCCAATCCGCGGCGGTACAGACGGCGCCCAGCTTTCCTTTAAAGGACTGCCCTGCCCGAATCTGGGAACCGGGGACCACAACTGCCACGGACATTTTGAATTTGTATGTATTCAGTCCATGGAAAAATGCGTCCAAGTAATTGTAGAACTGGCAAAACTTTACGCAAAAGAGAACTAA
- a CDS encoding response regulator — MNKPLILVVEDDTAVRNLIVTTLETHDYRFQAAPTGEIAIMEAASHNPDVILLDLGLPDMDGIDIIRKIRTWSKTPIIVISARSEDTDKIEALDAGADDYLTKPFSVEELLARLRVTFRRLNDSRGEAIQNSVFQNGDLKIDYAGGCAFMKEKELHLTPIEYKLLCLLAKNVGKVLTHTYITKEIWGSAWDNDVASLRVFMATLRKKIEPNPSEPMYIQTHIGVGYRMLKV; from the coding sequence ATGAATAAACCATTGATACTGGTTGTGGAAGATGACACAGCAGTAAGAAACTTAATTGTAACCACACTGGAAACCCATGATTACCGTTTTCAGGCAGCGCCCACCGGAGAAATAGCCATTATGGAAGCGGCTTCTCACAATCCTGATGTGATTCTTCTGGATTTGGGACTTCCGGACATGGACGGTATTGATATTATCCGAAAAATCCGTACCTGGTCCAAGACCCCCATTATTGTCATCAGCGCCAGAAGCGAGGATACCGATAAAATCGAAGCGCTGGACGCAGGGGCTGACGATTATCTGACAAAGCCTTTTTCGGTGGAAGAACTGCTGGCACGGTTAAGGGTAACCTTTCGCCGTTTAAACGACAGCAGAGGAGAAGCGATTCAGAATTCTGTTTTTCAAAACGGAGATTTGAAGATTGACTATGCCGGGGGCTGTGCCTTTATGAAGGAAAAAGAACTGCATTTAACCCCTATTGAATATAAGCTGTTGTGTCTTCTGGCAAAAAATGTGGGAAAAGTGCTGACCCATACCTATATCACAAAAGAAATCTGGGGAAGCGCCTGGGATAATGATGTGGCTTCTCTGCGGGTATTTATGGCAACTTTGCGGAAAAAAATAGAACCCAATCCTTCAGAACCCATGTATATACAGACCCACATCGGAGTGGGATACCGTATGCTCAAGGTGTGA
- a CDS encoding DMT family transporter has product MNQHLHNTKQNQQPTPPRLLQSSFVVCLLAILCNALWGSAFPAIKSGYRLFEIPGNSPASQILFAGIRFFLAGFLALVFGSLLQKRILIPKKSSIPMVLKLSVFQTILQYIFFYLGLAHTSGVKGSIIIASNTFVAILVASLLFHQEKLTRRKVAACVIGFAGVVLVNLNGEGIGMSFHLDGEGFLLISVVAYAFASSLLKIYSKEEDPVTLSGWQFMAGGLVMIVGGYLLGGRISKVTLPGMAVLIYLALVSSVAFSLWGILLKYHPVSKIAIFGFTNPVFGVLLSTLILREESQTKGWQLAAALVLVCVGICLVNKPPKKGKVSEKNR; this is encoded by the coding sequence ATGAACCAACATCTACATAACACAAAACAAAACCAACAGCCCACCCCACCACGCCTTTTGCAGAGTTCCTTTGTAGTCTGTCTTCTGGCCATTCTCTGCAATGCCCTGTGGGGAAGCGCTTTTCCGGCAATTAAGTCCGGCTACCGTCTTTTTGAAATTCCGGGAAACAGTCCGGCTTCTCAGATTCTTTTTGCGGGAATCCGCTTTTTTCTGGCAGGATTTCTGGCTCTGGTATTTGGCAGTCTTTTGCAGAAGCGGATTCTTATTCCAAAGAAGTCTTCTATTCCCATGGTGTTAAAGCTGTCCGTTTTTCAGACGATTTTACAGTATATTTTTTTCTATCTGGGTCTGGCGCACACTTCAGGAGTAAAGGGTTCTATTATTATTGCGTCCAACACCTTTGTGGCGATTTTGGTTGCCAGCCTTTTGTTTCATCAGGAAAAGCTGACCAGAAGAAAAGTCGCAGCCTGTGTCATAGGCTTTGCCGGCGTTGTGCTGGTAAATTTAAACGGAGAGGGCATTGGCATGAGCTTTCATCTGGACGGGGAAGGTTTTTTGCTGATTTCCGTTGTTGCCTATGCCTTTGCCTCCAGCCTTTTAAAAATCTATTCCAAAGAGGAAGACCCGGTAACGTTAAGCGGCTGGCAGTTTATGGCAGGCGGATTGGTGATGATAGTGGGAGGGTATCTTCTGGGCGGAAGAATTTCCAAGGTAACTCTGCCGGGAATGGCAGTGCTTATCTATTTAGCTCTGGTTTCCTCAGTTGCTTTTTCTCTTTGGGGGATTCTCCTGAAGTATCACCCGGTTTCTAAAATCGCTATTTTCGGTTTTACCAATCCGGTGTTCGGAGTTCTGTTATCCACACTGATTCTTCGGGAGGAAAGCCAGACAAAGGGCTGGCAGCTTGCAGCAGCCCTGGTCTTAGTTTGCGTCGGTATTTGTCTGGTAAACAAACCCCCTAAGAAAGGGAAAGTATCCGAAAAAAACAGGTGA
- a CDS encoding FadR/GntR family transcriptional regulator, with protein MEEKNEKVYYLVITYIKELAETGQIEFGSKIPSERELMVTLGLSRNSVREALRCLEHMGHY; from the coding sequence ATGGAAGAAAAAAATGAAAAAGTATATTATTTGGTGATTACATACATCAAAGAGTTGGCAGAAACAGGGCAAATTGAGTTTGGAAGCAAGATTCCTTCGGAAAGAGAGCTTATGGTGACACTGGGGCTGAGCCGAAATTCCGTGAGGGAGGCGCTTCGATGTCTGGAGCATATGGGGCATTATTGA